Part of the Actinomyces howellii genome, CGCACGGCGTGCTGCGACTGGTCCTGGAGATCGACGGCGAGCGGGTCACCGAGGTGCGGGTGGGCACCGGGTACCTCCACACCGGCATCGAGAAGAACATGGAGTACCGCACCTGGGTCCAGGGCGAGACCTTCGTGACCCGGATGGACTACGTCGCCCCCTTCTTCCAGGAGGTCGGCTACGCCCTGGCGGTCGAGAAGCTGCTCGGCATCACCGAGGAGGTCCCCGAGAAGGCCACCGTCGCCCGCGTCCTGCTCATGGAGCTCAACCGGATCGCCAGCCACGCCGTGGCCATCGGCACCGGGGGCAACGAGATGGGCGGCACGACCCTCATGACGATCTCCTTCCGGCTGCGCGAGCACATCCTGCGCGCCTTCGAGATGGTCTCCGGGCTGCGCATGAACCACGCCTACATCCGCCCCGGCGGGCTCGCGCAGGACATCCCCGAGGGCTTCACCGACTTCGTGCGCTCGATCATGCCCGAGATCAAGAAGGACCTCGGCGAGCTCGAGGCCCTCCTCGTGGAGAACCCGCTGCTCAAGTCCCGCTTCATCGGGGTGGGCGAGATCTCGCTGGCCGGGGCGATGGCCATGGGGCTGACCGGCCCCTGCCTGCGCGCCGCCGGCTACCCGCTCGACCTGCGCAAGACCAGGCCGTACTGCGACTACGAGACCTACAGCTTCGACGTGCCGGTCTACACCTCCTCGGACTGCTACACTCGGCTCCTGCTGCGCTTCGACGAGTGCTTCCAGTCCCTCAAGATCGTCTCCCAGGCCGTCGAGCGCCTCGAGGAGGTCAGCGCACGAGGCTCCGACCCCTCCAACACGACGATGGTCGCCGACCCCACGATCGCCTGGCCCGCCCGGATGGCCATCGCCACCGACGGCCAGGGCCAGTCCCTCGAGCA contains:
- a CDS encoding NADH-quinone oxidoreductase subunit D, with product MSTASTNAAFAAAGPATDALADGAEQFTAHGGDWDEVVARIAARDEADRLEHDRIVVNMGPVHPSTHGVLRLVLEIDGERVTEVRVGTGYLHTGIEKNMEYRTWVQGETFVTRMDYVAPFFQEVGYALAVEKLLGITEEVPEKATVARVLLMELNRIASHAVAIGTGGNEMGGTTLMTISFRLREHILRAFEMVSGLRMNHAYIRPGGLAQDIPEGFTDFVRSIMPEIKKDLGELEALLVENPLLKSRFIGVGEISLAGAMAMGLTGPCLRAAGYPLDLRKTRPYCDYETYSFDVPVYTSSDCYTRLLLRFDECFQSLKIVSQAVERLEEVSARGSDPSNTTMVADPTIAWPARMAIATDGQGQSLEHVRQIMGTSMESLISHFKLVTQGFHVPAGQVYQTIEHAKGVMGVHAVSDGGTRPYRVHFRDPSYSNLQSLAMMGEGGMIADLVPTLASIDPVLGGVDR